Proteins encoded together in one Phalacrocorax aristotelis chromosome 7, bGulAri2.1, whole genome shotgun sequence window:
- the LOC142059747 gene encoding tubulin alpha-3 chain isoform X2, with protein sequence MRECISIHVGQAGVQIGNACWELYCLEHGIQPDGQMPSDKTIGGGDDSFNTFFSETGAGKHVPRAVFVDLEPTVVDEVRTGTYRQLFHPEQLITGKEDAANNYARGHYTIGKEIVDLVLDRIRKLADLCTGLQGFLIFHSFGGGTGSGFASLLMERLSVDYGKKSKLEFAIYPAPQVSTAVVEPYNSILTTHTTLEHSDCAFMVDNEAIYDICRRNLDIERPTYTNLNRLIGQIVSSITASLRFDGALNVDLTEFQTNLVPYPRIHFPLVTYAPVISAEKAYHEQLSVAEITNACFEPANQMVKCDPRHGKYMACCMLYRGDVVPKDVNAAIATIKTKRTIQFVDWCPTGFKVGINYQPPTVVPGGDLAKVQRAVCMLSNTTAIAEAWARLDHKFDLMYAKRAFVHWYVGEGMEEGEFSEAREDLAALEKDYEEVGVDSVEAEAEEGDEYLEN encoded by the exons ATG CGTGAATGCATATCCATCCACGTTGGTCAGGCTGGTGTTCAGATTGGCAATGCATGTTGGGAATTGTATTGTCTTGAACATGGGATCCAGCCTGATGGTCAAATGCCTAGTGACAAAACAATCGGAGGTGGAGATGATTCATTTAACACTTTCTTCAGTGAGACAGGAGCTGGTAAACATGTTCCCAGAGCAGTGTTTGTGGACCTAGAGCCGACTGTAGTTG ATGAAGTACGTACAGGTACATACAGGCAGTTATTCCATCCTGAGCAGCTCATTACTGGGAAAGAAGATGCAGCCAATAATTATGCCAGAGGCCATTATACCATTGGAAAAGAGATTGTTGATCTAGTGCTAGACCGCATCCGCAAGCTG GCTGATCTGTGCACAGGGCTGCAAGGTTTCCTTATCTTCCATAGTTTTGGAGGAGGCACTGGTTCAGGGTTTGCATCTCTGCTCATGGAAAGGCTCTCTGTTGACTATGGCAAAAAATCCAAACTAGAGTTTGCAATTTATCCAGCGCCGCAAGTTTCCACTGCTGTAGTGGAACCTTACAACTCAATCCTAACTACCCACACGACGTTAGAGCATTCAGACTGTGCCTTCATGGTAGATAATGAAGCCATTTACGACATATGTCGTCGTAACCTTGACATCGAACGTCCTACTTACACCAATTTAAACCGATTAATTGGGCAAATCGTTTCATCCATCACAGCGTCACTGCGTTTTGATGGAGCCCTCAACGTGGATCTGACAGAATTTCAAACTAACCTCGTTCCGTACCCGCGAATCCATTTCCCCCTGGTAACATACGCCCCTGTCATCTCTGCCGAAAAAGCGTATCACGAGCAGTTATCTGTGGCTGAAATCACCAACGCTTGCTTTGAACCAGCCAACCAGATGGTCAAGTGCGACCCTCGCCATGGCAAGTACATGGCCTGCTGTATGTTGTACAGGGGGGATGTGGTTCCCAAGGACGTCAATGCAGCTATCGCTACCATCAAGACTAAACGTACCATTCAGTTTGTGGATTGGTGCCCAACGGGATTCAAG GTGGGCATTAACTACCAGCCTCCAACCGTGGTGCCGGGCGGTGACCTGGCAAAGGTGCAGCGGGCCGTGTGCATGCTGAGCAACACAACCGCTATTGCTGAGGCGTGGGCGCGCCTCGACCACAAGTTCGACCTCATGTATGCTAAGCGTGCCTTCGTCCACTGGTACGTTGGGGAAGGAATGGAGGAAGGAGAATTTTCTGAAGCCCGGGAAGATCTGGCTGCCCTTGAGAAAGATTATGAAGAAGTCGGCGTAGACTCGGTagaagcagaggctgaagaAGGAGACGAGTATTTAGAAAACTGA
- the LOC142059747 gene encoding tubulin alpha-3 chain isoform X1, whose protein sequence is MRALRTGRGRFSAHPAAFRVVAVVRRTCRTTLCRGTRPCQCTRQLRGQARECISIHVGQAGVQIGNACWELYCLEHGIQPDGQMPSDKTIGGGDDSFNTFFSETGAGKHVPRAVFVDLEPTVVDEVRTGTYRQLFHPEQLITGKEDAANNYARGHYTIGKEIVDLVLDRIRKLADLCTGLQGFLIFHSFGGGTGSGFASLLMERLSVDYGKKSKLEFAIYPAPQVSTAVVEPYNSILTTHTTLEHSDCAFMVDNEAIYDICRRNLDIERPTYTNLNRLIGQIVSSITASLRFDGALNVDLTEFQTNLVPYPRIHFPLVTYAPVISAEKAYHEQLSVAEITNACFEPANQMVKCDPRHGKYMACCMLYRGDVVPKDVNAAIATIKTKRTIQFVDWCPTGFKVGINYQPPTVVPGGDLAKVQRAVCMLSNTTAIAEAWARLDHKFDLMYAKRAFVHWYVGEGMEEGEFSEAREDLAALEKDYEEVGVDSVEAEAEEGDEYLEN, encoded by the exons ATGAGGGCCCTGAGGACAGGAAGAGGACGCTTCTCTGCCCACCCCGCCGCCTTCCGGGTGGTGGCAGTGGTGCGGCGGACGTGTCGTACAACCCTGTGTCGTGGTACCCGGCCCTGCCAGTGCACCCGTCAGCTTCGTGGACAAGCG CGTGAATGCATATCCATCCACGTTGGTCAGGCTGGTGTTCAGATTGGCAATGCATGTTGGGAATTGTATTGTCTTGAACATGGGATCCAGCCTGATGGTCAAATGCCTAGTGACAAAACAATCGGAGGTGGAGATGATTCATTTAACACTTTCTTCAGTGAGACAGGAGCTGGTAAACATGTTCCCAGAGCAGTGTTTGTGGACCTAGAGCCGACTGTAGTTG ATGAAGTACGTACAGGTACATACAGGCAGTTATTCCATCCTGAGCAGCTCATTACTGGGAAAGAAGATGCAGCCAATAATTATGCCAGAGGCCATTATACCATTGGAAAAGAGATTGTTGATCTAGTGCTAGACCGCATCCGCAAGCTG GCTGATCTGTGCACAGGGCTGCAAGGTTTCCTTATCTTCCATAGTTTTGGAGGAGGCACTGGTTCAGGGTTTGCATCTCTGCTCATGGAAAGGCTCTCTGTTGACTATGGCAAAAAATCCAAACTAGAGTTTGCAATTTATCCAGCGCCGCAAGTTTCCACTGCTGTAGTGGAACCTTACAACTCAATCCTAACTACCCACACGACGTTAGAGCATTCAGACTGTGCCTTCATGGTAGATAATGAAGCCATTTACGACATATGTCGTCGTAACCTTGACATCGAACGTCCTACTTACACCAATTTAAACCGATTAATTGGGCAAATCGTTTCATCCATCACAGCGTCACTGCGTTTTGATGGAGCCCTCAACGTGGATCTGACAGAATTTCAAACTAACCTCGTTCCGTACCCGCGAATCCATTTCCCCCTGGTAACATACGCCCCTGTCATCTCTGCCGAAAAAGCGTATCACGAGCAGTTATCTGTGGCTGAAATCACCAACGCTTGCTTTGAACCAGCCAACCAGATGGTCAAGTGCGACCCTCGCCATGGCAAGTACATGGCCTGCTGTATGTTGTACAGGGGGGATGTGGTTCCCAAGGACGTCAATGCAGCTATCGCTACCATCAAGACTAAACGTACCATTCAGTTTGTGGATTGGTGCCCAACGGGATTCAAG GTGGGCATTAACTACCAGCCTCCAACCGTGGTGCCGGGCGGTGACCTGGCAAAGGTGCAGCGGGCCGTGTGCATGCTGAGCAACACAACCGCTATTGCTGAGGCGTGGGCGCGCCTCGACCACAAGTTCGACCTCATGTATGCTAAGCGTGCCTTCGTCCACTGGTACGTTGGGGAAGGAATGGAGGAAGGAGAATTTTCTGAAGCCCGGGAAGATCTGGCTGCCCTTGAGAAAGATTATGAAGAAGTCGGCGTAGACTCGGTagaagcagaggctgaagaAGGAGACGAGTATTTAGAAAACTGA
- the LOC142059747 gene encoding tubulin alpha-3 chain isoform X4 — MPSDKTIGGGDDSFNTFFSETGAGKHVPRAVFVDLEPTVVDEVRTGTYRQLFHPEQLITGKEDAANNYARGHYTIGKEIVDLVLDRIRKLADLCTGLQGFLIFHSFGGGTGSGFASLLMERLSVDYGKKSKLEFAIYPAPQVSTAVVEPYNSILTTHTTLEHSDCAFMVDNEAIYDICRRNLDIERPTYTNLNRLIGQIVSSITASLRFDGALNVDLTEFQTNLVPYPRIHFPLVTYAPVISAEKAYHEQLSVAEITNACFEPANQMVKCDPRHGKYMACCMLYRGDVVPKDVNAAIATIKTKRTIQFVDWCPTGFKVGINYQPPTVVPGGDLAKVQRAVCMLSNTTAIAEAWARLDHKFDLMYAKRAFVHWYVGEGMEEGEFSEAREDLAALEKDYEEVGVDSVEAEAEEGDEYLEN, encoded by the exons ATGCCTAGTGACAAAACAATCGGAGGTGGAGATGATTCATTTAACACTTTCTTCAGTGAGACAGGAGCTGGTAAACATGTTCCCAGAGCAGTGTTTGTGGACCTAGAGCCGACTGTAGTTG ATGAAGTACGTACAGGTACATACAGGCAGTTATTCCATCCTGAGCAGCTCATTACTGGGAAAGAAGATGCAGCCAATAATTATGCCAGAGGCCATTATACCATTGGAAAAGAGATTGTTGATCTAGTGCTAGACCGCATCCGCAAGCTG GCTGATCTGTGCACAGGGCTGCAAGGTTTCCTTATCTTCCATAGTTTTGGAGGAGGCACTGGTTCAGGGTTTGCATCTCTGCTCATGGAAAGGCTCTCTGTTGACTATGGCAAAAAATCCAAACTAGAGTTTGCAATTTATCCAGCGCCGCAAGTTTCCACTGCTGTAGTGGAACCTTACAACTCAATCCTAACTACCCACACGACGTTAGAGCATTCAGACTGTGCCTTCATGGTAGATAATGAAGCCATTTACGACATATGTCGTCGTAACCTTGACATCGAACGTCCTACTTACACCAATTTAAACCGATTAATTGGGCAAATCGTTTCATCCATCACAGCGTCACTGCGTTTTGATGGAGCCCTCAACGTGGATCTGACAGAATTTCAAACTAACCTCGTTCCGTACCCGCGAATCCATTTCCCCCTGGTAACATACGCCCCTGTCATCTCTGCCGAAAAAGCGTATCACGAGCAGTTATCTGTGGCTGAAATCACCAACGCTTGCTTTGAACCAGCCAACCAGATGGTCAAGTGCGACCCTCGCCATGGCAAGTACATGGCCTGCTGTATGTTGTACAGGGGGGATGTGGTTCCCAAGGACGTCAATGCAGCTATCGCTACCATCAAGACTAAACGTACCATTCAGTTTGTGGATTGGTGCCCAACGGGATTCAAG GTGGGCATTAACTACCAGCCTCCAACCGTGGTGCCGGGCGGTGACCTGGCAAAGGTGCAGCGGGCCGTGTGCATGCTGAGCAACACAACCGCTATTGCTGAGGCGTGGGCGCGCCTCGACCACAAGTTCGACCTCATGTATGCTAAGCGTGCCTTCGTCCACTGGTACGTTGGGGAAGGAATGGAGGAAGGAGAATTTTCTGAAGCCCGGGAAGATCTGGCTGCCCTTGAGAAAGATTATGAAGAAGTCGGCGTAGACTCGGTagaagcagaggctgaagaAGGAGACGAGTATTTAGAAAACTGA